The nucleotide sequence GACTGGAAGGACCGCCCTTGTTGGGGCTGGTCTTGACTGGGCTACTCTGCATCATGCTCAACGGTTTCAATCCCATGAGCTTCCTGGCCTGCGCGATACTTTCGGTGCCGCCCTTTCCCTTGATCTGGGACTCCCGGGCCAGCGGGACTCCCAGGTTCGCGGCTTGTTTGGCGAGCCGTTCATCGAGGGTCCACAAGCGTGCGTTCATGCTCTTCGCTTCTGCCGCGATGAAGGCGTCGCCAGGCCTTGTCTTGCCTTTGCCTCCGTATTCCTTGACGGGACCTGGCTCTCCTACCTTGGGCTCGTGAGTGATGTTGTCGGCGTAGAAATCGCCCCGATCCTTGATACTGGAGGCAGTCGCTGGCGGGGTCGTGATCTTCAGGTCCTGAAGCAACTTCTCGTAGCCCATGCGCGTCTCGATCGGAGAATCCAGCACCAATTCGTTGTATGCCGCGTGCGCGATGTAGACCGGCTCTCCCGACCCAAGAACGCGCTGCAATGCCTGAGCCACGGCTACGTTGCCCCGCGCAACATCCTTGATGACGTTCTTGTCTAGAAGAATGGCCATGTTCGATGCCTCCGCGCGAAGACGTCGGGTTCCCATCGACCGAATACAGACGTGGCCCGAGAATGAGTTGCTCCAACTTTCGGAGCGGTTCGATTACCAAGCCGTGATCACCAGGCAGACCTCGCGCGAGCGGTATGAGCTCGCTCTCACTGCCGCGCCTCACCGGCGGTCGGTCGGTTTCCTCTGCGTAAAATACGGATTCTCGAGGCATGCCGCGGAGCGGCCGACAGCGAGATATCTGCACTGTTGCAGCGAGGTGTAGCGGCAGTCGAGATAGCCGACGGGGCCGTAGATCTGCATGCACACCGGGTAGCGCGGATCATAGGTCTGGGCGTGCGCATGGCTGCTCACGAGGAGCGCGCCGATCGCGACGAGTATCAGGCAAGCGCAACGCATCTCAGCGCGGCCAGGAATCGTTCGGCGGGTAGCCAGGTGTCAGGACGCGCGGACGATTCTGATAGGCGTAGGGATCGTCCGACTGGCCGACGAAATACGGGTTCGCAATGCAGGTGAGGGCGCGGCCCGATGCGCTCGCCTGACACTGCGCGTAACTACCGAAGCGGCAGTTGCTGAGGCCCGGCCATTCATCGCCCGTCATACAGGGGGGATGATTGACGCCGTCGGCACGCGCGGGCGCGCTTGCGAAGAGCGCGAGCGCAAATGTGGCAACAATGGGGAGAGCGACGAGTCCGCGCATACGAATCTCCGATCACGTGCTTGTGCATGCGTCGATGCTCCACACGCATGCGAAGCCTATGTCGCTTAGTCGATGTTGGGAACTCCTGAAAACCCTTGTTTCAAAGGGTTTCCAGCGCGCTCTGGTAAACGTTCATTAATGCACAGGAGGCCCTTTGGGCCCGACTGTTGCGCCAGGGTTACAGCAATTCCGTCGATCGCTGTTATGAGGTGCGCACGGCCGGGGGGCCTACTGAAGAAACTGGAACGGGAATCAAATGAAGAAGAGTTTGTTGCTTGCCGCTGTGAGCCTCGTCGCGCTCAGCGCGGCTGCGCCCGCGGTGGCTGCTGATCTCGCGGCGCGGCCGTACACGAAGGCGCCGCCTGCGATGGTCGCTGCGATCTACGACTGGAGCGGCTTCTACATCGGCATCAACGGTGGTGGCGGTTCGTCGCACGCGACCTGGGATAGCTTCGGCGTGCGCGAAGCCTCGCACGATGCGACCGGTGGCACGGTCGGTGGCCAGATCGGCTATCGCTGGCAGTCGGGCCAGTGGGTGTTCGGCGTGGAAGGGCAGGGCAACTGGGCCGACTTCTCCGGCAGCAGCGTCAGCGCGATCGACGGAAACACTGATCGCACCAAGATCGACGCGTTCGGTCTGATCACCGGTCAAGTCGGCTACGCCTGGAACAACGTCCTCGTCTATGTGAAGGGCGGTGCGGCTGTGGTTGGCAACAAGTTCGACGTCCATACGCCGGGCGGCGCCTTCGTTGCGTCGTCGGATGACACCCGCTGGGGCGGTACGATCGGTGCGGGCCTCGAGTTCGGCTTCGCTCCGAACTGGTCGGTTGGCGTCGAGTACAACCACATCTTCCTGGGTGGCAACGATCAGACCCTGACCAATGGCGGCGTGCTCGTTCAGACCGACCACATCAAGCAGGACGTCGACATGGGCCTCGTCCGCCTGAACTACAAGTTCGGCGGCCCGATCATCGCCAAGTACTAAGGCAAGCCGCTTCGAGCGAAGCGATTGTCGAAAGCCCCGGCCTTGTGCCGGGGCTTTTTTGTTACGTGAATTCAGCGGGTTAACCATCCTGCTTTGCGATCGCCGAGATGGCTTGACTCCCGGGAACGGAATGAGAACAATGTTCTCCATACGTTCTAGCGATGGAGCAAGGCCATGTTGAAGATCTTCGTGGAAGAAGCCGCCGCACTGGCGTCGATCGCGCTATTCGTCGGGATGATCGCGATCTGGGCGCAGGTGATTCCCCAGCTCTGAGTCAGAGTGTTCAGGGCCGCCGATGGCAGTGCCTTCCGGTCGATGCAGGTGCCCCTGGGGAAAAGCCGGACGACGCGGCCAATGTGCCGGTCCGGCGTGGACTCTCGGCTTGCGAGGCACCACCATTATGAGGCGAGTCGGCCGTACGAGTGCATGACGCCTTGAGGAGCCGGCGACCGCTCCATCTCATCTGCAAGAGGCCGTCAAGCGACCATGCCGAGCGCCGGATTTGTCCACCTTCACGTTCACTCGGCCTATTCGCTGCTCAAGGGCTCGATCAAGATCGCCAAGCTGGCCGAGCTCGCCAAGAAGGACCACCAGCCGGCCTTGGCGCTGACCGA is from Bradyrhizobium sp. ISRA430 and encodes:
- a CDS encoding DUF3551 domain-containing protein, giving the protein MRCACLILVAIGALLVSSHAHAQTYDPRYPVCMQIYGPVGYLDCRYTSLQQCRYLAVGRSAACLENPYFTQRKPTDRR
- a CDS encoding outer membrane beta-barrel protein, with product MKKSLLLAAVSLVALSAAAPAVAADLAARPYTKAPPAMVAAIYDWSGFYIGINGGGGSSHATWDSFGVREASHDATGGTVGGQIGYRWQSGQWVFGVEGQGNWADFSGSSVSAIDGNTDRTKIDAFGLITGQVGYAWNNVLVYVKGGAAVVGNKFDVHTPGGAFVASSDDTRWGGTIGAGLEFGFAPNWSVGVEYNHIFLGGNDQTLTNGGVLVQTDHIKQDVDMGLVRLNYKFGGPIIAKY
- a CDS encoding DUF3551 domain-containing protein, whose translation is MRGLVALPIVATFALALFASAPARADGVNHPPCMTGDEWPGLSNCRFGSYAQCQASASGRALTCIANPYFVGQSDDPYAYQNRPRVLTPGYPPNDSWPR